GACGCCCTTATTTTTGAGTCCGCCCTTGTGGTGCGCCAGTCGACCGCGAAGGTTTGACGCCCGCACCTCGAAATAGGTTGTCAAAATACATGACACCGGTTACCAGTTTTTCATTATCGCCTTCATCTGGGTCGCGCGTCATGTCCAAGCCTTTATACCTCCACGAAGACCGCCTATTTTCCAGCGATCCCGCCCAACGCGCCATCGCCCGTGAGCTTTACAGCAGCGTCAAATTCCTGCCGATCCTGTCGCCGCACGGCCATACCGATCCGTCATGGTTTGCCGATAACCTGCCGTTCGAGAACGCCACGACACTGTTCCTGGCGCCGGATCACTACATTTACCGCATGCTCTACAGCCAGGGCATCGACATGGACGCGCTCGGCGTCGGCTCGAAAGACGGCCCCTCCACCGCAGATGCGCGCAAGGCCTGGCATATCTACGCCGCCCATCAGCACCTATTCCGCGGCACCCCGTCCTTCATGTGGATGAGCCATGTCTTCGGCGAGATCATGGGCTTTGAGGTGGCGCTTGATGCCAGCACCGCCGATCATTATTTCGACCGTATCGGCGAGTTGCTGGCCTTGCCTGAGTATCGCCCGCGCGCGCTGTTCGAACGCTTCAATATCGAGCTTCTGGCCACCACAGAAGGCCCGACGGATACGCTGGAGCATCACCAGAAGATCAAGGATTCCGGCTGGAAAGGTCGTGTGGTCACCGCCTATCGCCCCGATCCGGTCATCGATCCGGAGCATGAGGACTTCCACGACAAGCTGAAGATTTTCGGCGAGCTGACCGGCGAGGACGTCTATAGCTGGAAGGGCTATCTGCGCGCGCACCGCAATCGCCGTGATGTTTTCATGACCTACGGCGCCACCTCGACCGACCACGGCCACCCGACCGCGCAAACGGCCAATCTGTCGCATTCCGACGCCAAGGACCTGTTCCACCGTGTGATGAAAAAGCATGTCTCGCTGGAAGACGCCGAGCTTTTCCGCGCCCAGATGCTGACCGAAATGGCGCGCATGTCGCTCGATGACGGCCTGACCATGCAGATTCACCCTGGGAGCTTCCGCAATCACAACAAGCAGATCTTCGACAGGTACGGCCGCGACAAGGGCGCCGATATGCCCCTGCCGACTAATTATGTCCACGCGCTTAAACCGCTGCTCGATGCCTTCGGGAATGAAAAGAACCTGACGGTCATTCTCTTCACCTTAGATGAGACTAGCTACGCCCGCGAACTGGCGCCGCTGGCGGGTCACTATCCCATTCTCAAGCTCGGCCCGTCGTGGTGGTTCCATGACTCACCCGAAGGCATGATGCGCTTCCGCGAACAGGTCACCGAGACGGCCGGCTTCTACAATACGGTCGGCTTCAATGACGACACGCGCGCCTTCTTGTCGATCCCGGCGCGCCATGATGTCGCCCGCCGCATCGACTCGAGCTTCCTGGCGCGCCTGGTGGCCGAGCACCGTATGCCGGTCGAAGACGCCGCCGAACTGATCAAGGACCTGACCTATAATCTGCCGAAAGCGGCTTATAAGCTTTAGTGCAGCCTTGTCAGCTTGTCGGGGTTACGCTGAAACCAGATGGCGGAAATCCTGCCGTCGCTGATGTCCACGCTCAGGACGTCGGTATAGTCGTCGGCGTGCGTGGTCAGCAGCGCCATCACGCCATTGACCCGTTCATAACGCAGAGCCGTCGTCGTGTGGTTACGGAACTTCTGGTAGATGCCGGCCATGAAGGCGCCGACGCGGCGCTTGCCATCCAGGATATTGATCGCCGCCGACACCTTGCCGCCGCCATCGCTATACAGTTTCACGTCCTCGGCCAGCATGGCTTCCAACGCCAACATGTCTCCCTTTTGCGAGGCGATGACGAAGGCTTCAAGGTAACGCCGCTCATCGTCGGGCGTCACCTTGAAGCGCGGTCGTGACGCCCGGACATGCTGGCGGGCGCGGGCGGCAAGCTGACGGCAGCTCTCTTCCGAGCGCTCTAAGGTCTGTGCGATCTCGCTGTAACCGACATCGAAAACATCATGCAGCAGGAAGCTGGCGCGCTCCAGCGGCGTCAGGCGTTCCAGCGCATAGAGCAG
The window above is part of the Asticcacaulis sp. MM231 genome. Proteins encoded here:
- the uxaC gene encoding glucuronate isomerase, whose protein sequence is MSKPLYLHEDRLFSSDPAQRAIARELYSSVKFLPILSPHGHTDPSWFADNLPFENATTLFLAPDHYIYRMLYSQGIDMDALGVGSKDGPSTADARKAWHIYAAHQHLFRGTPSFMWMSHVFGEIMGFEVALDASTADHYFDRIGELLALPEYRPRALFERFNIELLATTEGPTDTLEHHQKIKDSGWKGRVVTAYRPDPVIDPEHEDFHDKLKIFGELTGEDVYSWKGYLRAHRNRRDVFMTYGATSTDHGHPTAQTANLSHSDAKDLFHRVMKKHVSLEDAELFRAQMLTEMARMSLDDGLTMQIHPGSFRNHNKQIFDRYGRDKGADMPLPTNYVHALKPLLDAFGNEKNLTVILFTLDETSYARELAPLAGHYPILKLGPSWWFHDSPEGMMRFREQVTETAGFYNTVGFNDDTRAFLSIPARHDVARRIDSSFLARLVAEHRMPVEDAAELIKDLTYNLPKAAYKL
- a CDS encoding sigma-70 family RNA polymerase sigma factor; its protein translation is MIPKSDIQWFETERRYLQGVAYRMLGTVSEAEDAVQDAYLRVKDIDPEEIDNARAFLTRIVTRLCLDILKSAHRRRVDYVGPWLPEPLHDISDFTGSPAGPTDLAEDLSVGLLYALERLTPLERASFLLHDVFDVGYSEIAQTLERSEESCRQLAARARQHVRASRPRFKVTPDDERRYLEAFVIASQKGDMLALEAMLAEDVKLYSDGGGKVSAAINILDGKRRVGAFMAGIYQKFRNHTTTALRYERVNGVMALLTTHADDYTDVLSVDISDGRISAIWFQRNPDKLTRLH